A genomic region of Gemmatimonas sp. contains the following coding sequences:
- a CDS encoding amidohydrolase family protein, with protein sequence MHTVRIASPARPVVFALLMAFAASSLRPTAVQAQEAPYDLVLRGGTVVDGTGASPQRADVAIRGDRIVRVGALGRTPARAVLDVQGRMVAPGFINVHSHADVRALGSAANLLTQGVTTVLLNADGGGAVDLETQLTSIQNNTPALNVAISVPFNSIWSTVVGLRDVRPTDAQIERMQRLVVAGLGAGGFGISAGLDYKPAYFATRDEVVRVVSVAQSRGTFFTNHDRITPESGFSSIVGMQETMAIGFATGMVPVFTHMKLQGREQGRAARMLDTMRTETRAGRWVAADVYPYLSGQTMLAALIIPGWAQDGGVTAMRERFRDSTLRARIMREADEAIAARFTGAAGILLNDDGTTLQQVMDRERIASAGEAVVRVLETRMPSAILGFGAEADLVRLIADPDVAIACDCDAALPAGVSHPRYFGTFPRVLGRYVREQRVLSWTAAVRKMTWLPASLMGLPDRGRVAEGMHADLVVFDSTTVVDHATFANPTAPSTGIVHVVVNGALAVRDGAVTGTRAGRALRRAPDMVSRRPR encoded by the coding sequence ATGCACACCGTCCGCATTGCTTCGCCTGCTCGTCCTGTGGTGTTCGCGCTGCTCATGGCGTTCGCGGCCTCGAGCCTGCGCCCCACCGCGGTGCAGGCGCAGGAGGCGCCCTATGATCTCGTGCTGCGCGGGGGTACGGTGGTGGACGGCACCGGTGCCTCGCCGCAACGCGCCGATGTGGCCATCCGCGGCGACCGCATCGTGCGGGTGGGCGCGCTCGGACGCACGCCCGCGCGCGCCGTGCTCGATGTGCAAGGGCGCATGGTGGCCCCCGGCTTCATCAACGTGCACAGCCACGCCGACGTGCGCGCCCTCGGCAGTGCCGCGAACCTGCTGACGCAGGGGGTCACCACCGTGCTGCTCAACGCCGACGGTGGCGGGGCGGTGGACCTCGAGACCCAACTCACCAGCATTCAGAACAACACACCGGCGCTCAATGTGGCCATCAGCGTGCCGTTCAACAGCATCTGGAGCACCGTCGTGGGGCTGCGTGACGTGCGCCCGACCGACGCGCAGATCGAACGCATGCAGCGGCTCGTGGTGGCGGGACTCGGCGCCGGCGGCTTCGGCATCTCGGCCGGACTGGATTACAAGCCGGCGTACTTCGCCACGCGCGATGAGGTCGTTCGCGTCGTGTCCGTAGCGCAATCACGTGGCACCTTCTTCACCAACCACGATCGTATCACCCCGGAGAGCGGATTCAGCTCGATCGTGGGGATGCAGGAGACCATGGCCATCGGTTTTGCCACGGGTATGGTTCCCGTGTTCACGCACATGAAGCTGCAGGGGCGTGAACAGGGGCGGGCGGCGCGCATGCTCGACACCATGCGCACGGAAACCCGCGCCGGGCGTTGGGTGGCCGCCGACGTATATCCGTACCTGTCGGGACAAACGATGCTGGCGGCGCTGATCATTCCGGGGTGGGCGCAGGACGGTGGCGTGACCGCCATGCGCGAGCGCTTCCGCGATTCCACGCTGCGCGCCCGCATCATGCGGGAGGCCGACGAAGCCATCGCGGCACGCTTCACCGGTGCGGCCGGCATCCTGTTGAATGACGACGGCACCACGCTGCAGCAGGTCATGGATCGCGAGCGTATTGCCTCCGCCGGTGAAGCCGTGGTGCGCGTGCTCGAGACGCGCATGCCCAGCGCCATCCTGGGGTTCGGCGCCGAAGCCGACCTCGTACGGCTCATCGCCGACCCCGACGTCGCGATTGCCTGCGACTGTGACGCGGCTCTGCCGGCCGGCGTGTCTCACCCCCGCTACTTCGGCACCTTCCCGCGTGTCCTCGGCCGCTACGTGCGCGAACAGCGTGTGCTCAGCTGGACAGCGGCCGTGCGCAAGATGACGTGGCTGCCGGCATCGCTCATGGGGCTGCCGGACCGTGGGCGCGTGGCCGAAGGCATGCACGCCGACCTCGTGGTCTTCGACAGCACCACGGTCGTGGATCACGCGACCTTTGCCAACCCCACGGCGCCCTCGACGGGGATCGTGCACGTGGTCGTGAACGGCGCGCTCGCCGTACGTGATGGCGCCGTCACCGGCACCCGAGCTGGGCGCGCCCTGCGGCGCGCCCCCGACATGGTCAGCCGGCGTCCGCGATAA
- a CDS encoding DUF4440 domain-containing protein produces MRDHAADIRALRKQSNAAIASLDAHYVTSFMSESVEVAAAGGSVLKGRAANFDAWDAQMRAPGFGGYVRTPEQVTVDLAAGVAHEVGHWVGRWRQKGRAHEQTGRYTAEWSLGAMGWEIVRETFIADAG; encoded by the coding sequence ATGCGAGATCACGCCGCCGACATCCGGGCCCTGCGCAAGCAGTCCAACGCTGCCATCGCGTCACTCGACGCGCACTACGTGACCAGCTTCATGAGCGAGTCCGTGGAGGTGGCCGCGGCGGGGGGCAGTGTACTCAAGGGGCGCGCGGCCAATTTCGATGCGTGGGATGCGCAAATGCGGGCACCCGGCTTTGGCGGCTACGTGCGCACGCCGGAACAGGTCACGGTCGATCTGGCCGCTGGTGTTGCCCACGAAGTGGGACACTGGGTAGGACGCTGGCGCCAGAAGGGGCGCGCCCACGAGCAGACGGGGCGCTACACGGCCGAGTGGTCGCTGGGGGCGATGGGGTGGGAGATCGTGCGCGAAACCTTTATCGCGGACGCCGGCTGA
- a CDS encoding DUF5916 domain-containing protein, producing the protein MPSFPSRVARAASLALAVCLAPHQLGAQPTPPAGGMKLDAVVADSFARAARAKPRPTVNIIKLDGEAPEIDGKLTEGLWQRGTPVTEFVQRELNEGVPASERTEVRFASDGKNLYIGARLYDREPSLIIPGEKIRDVTLANSDYVAFIFDTYHDHQNGFVFGTTPAGIEYDGQVIREGEGGGANVPGQNRMQGGAMGGFNVNWDASWTVATNIDSLGWTAEFRIPFSTIRYQSADGEQTWGLNVSRMIRRKNEELYWAFIPRQFNLYRLSLAGNLAQLQPPVRRIQTVTPYVLSSSQQNWTRGVKSSTTPTEIGGEIKYGVTPALTLDLTVNTDFAQVEVDDQRVNLTRFPIFFPEKRPFFLENAGVFSAGTPQAVDLFFTRRIGISDNGTPQPILGGGRLSGRVGSTTVGLLQMVTDSPEQGSPGQSFSVARAVREVGARSRFGVMAVQRLSTEDAGDVNRTFAIDGRLGVGQKWTSDLWAAKTTTPGRTGDDFAYSGRVAFATNVFNANARVAQIGEDFNPEVGFMSRPAGYRTFDATAMYLVRKPEWGWFRQWNPHVSYRGFYDIEDGFRQTGYWHIDVTEIEFANSSRFGPEWNISQEGIRVPFEIAPGVVLQPGQYQWGTLGFDYTTDPSENITATGRFDFGQFWTGTRNGGSGTLTVRRGATFSGSLTIDHNDVRLPEGNFKRTLQAVRLNYFFTPRIFVQTLTQYNNQQRIWSANVRFGWLNTAGTGLFVVLNDGREATGFFDWVRPQQRSLFVKFTRQFGTGG; encoded by the coding sequence ATGCCGTCGTTTCCCAGCCGCGTCGCCCGTGCGGCGAGCCTCGCGCTTGCCGTGTGCCTTGCCCCCCACCAGCTGGGCGCTCAGCCCACCCCGCCCGCTGGCGGGATGAAGCTGGATGCCGTCGTGGCCGACTCGTTTGCCCGCGCGGCGCGCGCCAAGCCGCGTCCCACGGTGAACATCATCAAGCTGGACGGGGAGGCGCCCGAGATCGACGGCAAGCTCACCGAGGGGCTCTGGCAGCGCGGCACCCCGGTCACCGAGTTCGTACAGCGTGAGCTCAACGAAGGGGTGCCCGCATCGGAACGCACCGAAGTGCGCTTTGCGAGTGACGGCAAGAACCTGTACATCGGTGCGCGCCTCTACGACCGGGAACCGTCACTCATCATCCCCGGCGAGAAGATCCGCGACGTCACGCTGGCCAACAGTGATTACGTGGCGTTCATCTTCGACACCTATCACGACCACCAGAACGGGTTCGTGTTCGGGACCACGCCGGCCGGCATCGAGTACGACGGGCAGGTGATTCGCGAAGGGGAAGGGGGCGGCGCCAATGTGCCCGGGCAGAACCGCATGCAGGGCGGCGCCATGGGCGGCTTCAACGTGAACTGGGACGCCAGCTGGACGGTGGCCACCAACATCGACTCGTTGGGGTGGACGGCGGAGTTCCGCATCCCCTTCTCCACCATCCGCTACCAGTCAGCGGATGGGGAGCAGACGTGGGGGCTCAACGTGTCGCGCATGATCCGCCGCAAGAACGAGGAGCTGTACTGGGCGTTCATTCCGCGGCAGTTCAACCTGTACCGCCTCTCGCTGGCCGGAAACCTGGCGCAGCTGCAGCCGCCGGTGCGCCGCATCCAGACGGTCACGCCGTACGTGCTCAGCTCGAGCCAGCAGAACTGGACCCGCGGGGTCAAGTCCTCCACCACGCCCACGGAAATCGGCGGCGAAATCAAGTACGGCGTCACGCCCGCACTCACGCTCGACCTCACCGTGAACACGGACTTCGCGCAGGTGGAGGTGGATGACCAGCGCGTGAACCTTACCCGGTTCCCCATCTTCTTCCCCGAAAAGCGCCCGTTTTTCCTCGAGAACGCCGGTGTGTTCTCGGCGGGTACGCCGCAGGCCGTGGACCTCTTCTTCACGCGCCGCATCGGCATTTCCGACAATGGCACGCCGCAACCCATTCTCGGTGGTGGCCGGTTGTCGGGGCGCGTGGGGAGCACCACGGTGGGGCTGCTGCAGATGGTGACGGACTCTCCTGAGCAGGGTTCGCCCGGTCAGTCGTTCTCGGTGGCGCGTGCCGTGCGCGAAGTGGGGGCGCGGTCGCGTTTCGGTGTCATGGCGGTGCAGCGTCTCTCCACCGAAGATGCGGGCGATGTGAACCGCACCTTTGCCATCGACGGGCGTCTTGGTGTGGGACAGAAGTGGACGAGCGATCTCTGGGCGGCGAAGACGACCACGCCCGGTCGAACGGGCGACGACTTCGCCTACAGCGGGCGCGTGGCGTTCGCCACCAACGTGTTCAACGCCAACGCGCGTGTGGCACAGATCGGCGAGGACTTCAACCCCGAGGTGGGCTTCATGAGCCGGCCCGCGGGGTATCGCACCTTCGACGCCACGGCCATGTACCTCGTGCGCAAGCCCGAGTGGGGGTGGTTCCGCCAGTGGAATCCGCATGTGAGCTATCGCGGCTTCTACGACATTGAAGACGGGTTCCGCCAGACGGGCTACTGGCACATCGACGTGACCGAAATCGAGTTCGCCAACAGCTCGCGCTTCGGTCCGGAGTGGAACATCTCGCAGGAGGGGATCCGGGTGCCCTTCGAGATTGCGCCGGGCGTGGTTCTGCAGCCGGGCCAGTATCAGTGGGGTACGCTCGGCTTCGACTACACCACCGACCCCAGCGAGAACATCACGGCCACGGGCCGCTTCGACTTCGGGCAATTCTGGACGGGGACGCGCAACGGCGGTAGCGGCACGCTCACCGTGCGCCGCGGCGCGACGTTCTCAGGGTCGCTCACCATCGATCACAACGACGTGCGGCTGCCAGAGGGGAACTTCAAGCGCACGCTGCAGGCGGTGCGGCTCAACTATTTCTTCACGCCGCGCATCTTCGTGCAGACGCTCACGCAGTACAACAACCAGCAGCGGATCTGGTCGGCCAACGTACGCTTCGGCTGGCTCAACACCGCGGGAACCGGGCTGTTCGTGGTGCTCAACGATGGACGTGAAGCCACCGGGTTCTTCGACTGGGTACGCCCGCAGCAGCGCAGCCTGTTCGTGAAGTTCACGCGGCAGTTCGGGACGGGCGGCTGA
- a CDS encoding alpha-hydroxy acid oxidase, which yields MALDPNSRRQFLAFLAGSPLLAAAGLDADWLASQSPHRRGDTLLHAADELARYGTHPVLHQAQPPLIAKAADALNVFDFEPVAKQNIPVAHWGYLMTGTDDDATIAANRAGFDRWVLKPRRLIDVSKVDTHLSIFGSRYASPIVVNPLGSQKGFHKDGEVATAKAARARDHLMVLSTVATTSIEDTIAARGGPVWFQLYHQSDWSITKQMVKRVERAGAPAIAFTVDLLGGSNRETMIREARRDTRDCIKCHLGGAPLPGVSGRVDDRDNRRKPNLVGYEKLPPQLEKGTPTWEFVDRLKQSTGMKVLLKGIVTEEDAALAIEHGVDGLFVSNHGGRAENSRRATIVSLPEVLKGTGGRIPVICDGGFRRGTDVFKALALGATAAGIGRPYIWGLGAFGQEGVEAVLAIMHKEFELTMKQSGVTALSQIALRHIAPA from the coding sequence ATGGCTCTCGACCCGAATTCCCGCCGCCAGTTTCTGGCGTTTCTCGCCGGCAGCCCGCTGCTCGCCGCCGCCGGCCTCGATGCCGATTGGCTGGCCTCACAGAGTCCACACCGGCGGGGCGACACCCTGCTGCACGCGGCCGATGAACTGGCGCGGTATGGCACACACCCCGTCCTGCACCAGGCGCAACCGCCGCTCATCGCGAAAGCCGCCGACGCGCTCAACGTGTTCGACTTCGAACCCGTGGCGAAGCAGAACATCCCGGTCGCGCACTGGGGCTACCTGATGACCGGCACGGACGACGACGCGACCATCGCCGCCAACCGCGCCGGCTTCGACCGCTGGGTGCTCAAGCCGAGGCGACTGATCGACGTGAGCAAGGTGGATACCCACCTGTCCATCTTCGGCTCGCGCTACGCGTCACCCATCGTGGTGAATCCGCTTGGCAGTCAGAAGGGATTCCACAAGGACGGGGAAGTGGCCACCGCGAAAGCGGCCAGGGCGCGCGATCACCTGATGGTGCTCTCCACCGTCGCCACGACGAGTATCGAGGACACCATTGCGGCCCGCGGCGGCCCGGTGTGGTTCCAGCTGTATCACCAGTCGGACTGGTCCATCACCAAGCAGATGGTGAAGCGGGTGGAACGGGCCGGCGCGCCGGCCATCGCGTTCACCGTGGATCTGCTCGGCGGCAGCAATCGGGAAACGATGATCCGCGAGGCGCGCCGCGACACGCGCGACTGCATCAAGTGCCATCTGGGCGGCGCGCCACTTCCCGGCGTGAGCGGGCGTGTGGACGATCGCGATAATCGTCGCAAGCCCAATCTCGTGGGCTACGAGAAGCTGCCGCCGCAGCTCGAGAAGGGCACGCCCACCTGGGAGTTCGTCGATCGCCTCAAGCAATCCACCGGCATGAAGGTGCTGCTCAAGGGCATCGTCACCGAGGAGGACGCGGCACTCGCCATCGAACATGGAGTGGATGGCCTGTTCGTGTCGAACCACGGTGGGCGCGCCGAGAACTCGCGTCGCGCCACCATCGTGTCGCTGCCGGAGGTGCTCAAGGGCACCGGCGGCCGCATCCCGGTGATCTGCGACGGCGGCTTCCGCCGCGGCACCGATGTGTTCAAGGCGCTGGCGCTCGGCGCCACCGCGGCCGGCATCGGTCGCCCGTACATCTGGGGGCTGGGCGCGTTCGGCCAGGAAGGGGTGGAAGCCGTGCTCGCGATCATGCACAAGGAGTTCGAGCTGACGATGAAGCAGAGCGGGGTGACTGCGTTGTCGCAGATCGCACTCCGGCACATCGCACCGGCGTGA
- a CDS encoding enoyl-CoA hydratase/isomerase family protein produces the protein MSETAGAAALPVRWAVADGLLEVTIDHPPVNALSHAVRVGLMHAAELLDSTASLQAMILRSTGPVFIGGADIREFGGPRLEPLLTAVCDRLEQCQKPVVAALQGAALGGGLEVALAAHVRVAAPGVEVAFPEVLLGLLPGAGGTQRAPRLCGAARALALMLTGTRLGATAAQEAGLLDVLHDDPVSHARVVALQLIESGAPLPRARDGGALCDRDAQRTAIATAAAQLPDEDAYRLAREQIIRCVRAAVEQPYAAGAAVEAEAFHTCLGSPQREQLVNEFFAQRAARKAVARTAADR, from the coding sequence ATGTCGGAGACCGCGGGAGCAGCTGCCTTGCCCGTCCGGTGGGCCGTGGCCGATGGCCTCCTCGAGGTCACCATCGACCATCCGCCGGTGAATGCGTTGAGTCACGCCGTGCGCGTGGGGCTCATGCACGCCGCGGAGTTGCTCGACAGCACGGCTTCACTGCAGGCCATGATCCTGCGCAGCACGGGCCCGGTGTTCATCGGCGGAGCGGACATCCGTGAGTTCGGCGGTCCTCGTTTGGAGCCGCTGCTCACCGCGGTGTGCGACCGTCTGGAGCAGTGCCAGAAGCCGGTCGTGGCGGCCCTGCAGGGCGCCGCGCTTGGGGGCGGCTTGGAGGTCGCCCTCGCGGCGCACGTCCGCGTGGCGGCCCCGGGGGTGGAGGTGGCCTTTCCCGAGGTGCTGCTGGGGTTGTTGCCGGGGGCGGGCGGTACGCAGCGCGCGCCGCGCCTCTGTGGCGCAGCGCGCGCACTCGCGCTCATGCTGACGGGCACGCGACTCGGCGCGACGGCCGCGCAGGAGGCGGGGCTGCTGGATGTGCTCCACGACGACCCGGTGAGCCACGCGCGGGTCGTGGCGTTGCAGCTCATCGAGAGTGGTGCGCCGCTGCCGCGCGCGCGTGACGGCGGAGCGCTATGCGATCGCGACGCGCAGAGGACGGCGATTGCCACCGCGGCGGCGCAGCTGCCCGACGAGGACGCATATCGGCTGGCGCGGGAGCAGATCATCCGGTGCGTACGGGCGGCGGTGGAGCAGCCGTATGCCGCCGGGGCCGCGGTCGAGGCCGAGGCGTTTCACACCTGTCTGGGCAGTCCGCAGCGTGAACAGCTCGTGAACGAGTTCTTTGCTCAGCGGGCGGCGCGCAAGGCGGTGGCGCGGACGGCGGCGGACAGGTAA
- a CDS encoding RidA family protein, which yields MSDALLPEGWTRPRGYANGVAATGRQIFVAGMIGWDAQERFHSDDFAEQATQALRNVVAVLRAGGAGPEHIVRMTWYVVDRAEYQAALPRVGAAFRELVGHYTIAMTAVQVCALMEPRARVEIEVTAVVPEA from the coding sequence ATGAGCGACGCCTTGCTGCCGGAAGGATGGACGCGACCACGCGGCTACGCCAACGGCGTGGCCGCCACCGGCCGACAGATCTTCGTGGCGGGGATGATCGGCTGGGATGCGCAGGAGCGGTTTCACAGCGACGATTTCGCCGAGCAGGCCACGCAGGCGTTGCGGAATGTGGTGGCGGTGCTCCGCGCTGGCGGTGCCGGTCCCGAACACATCGTGCGCATGACCTGGTACGTGGTCGATCGCGCCGAATATCAGGCCGCGTTGCCACGGGTTGGCGCCGCGTTCCGCGAACTTGTCGGGCACTATACCATCGCGATGACGGCAGTGCAGGTGTGCGCGCTCATGGAACCGCGGGCGCGGGTTGAGATCGAGGTCACCGCTGTGGTGCCGGAGGCCTGA
- a CDS encoding thioesterase family protein, producing MTPRTFERPVRVPFSACDPAGIMFFPQVFLLFQDHVERWITDALGIPYAELLGPRRVGLPSVRWETDFRAISRMGDDIMVHLSVERVGEKSLTLQFAIVGPDGVRVEARQVIVCTSLDTHRSMPFPDDLRAAITRFQESSV from the coding sequence GTGACGCCCAGGACGTTCGAGCGCCCCGTGCGCGTGCCGTTCAGTGCCTGTGACCCCGCGGGCATCATGTTCTTTCCCCAGGTGTTCCTGCTCTTCCAGGACCACGTGGAGCGCTGGATCACCGACGCCCTCGGCATCCCCTACGCCGAGCTGCTCGGCCCGCGCCGTGTGGGATTGCCATCGGTGCGCTGGGAAACCGACTTTCGCGCCATCAGCCGTATGGGCGATGACATCATGGTGCACCTCAGCGTGGAACGCGTTGGCGAGAAGTCGTTGACGCTGCAGTTCGCCATCGTCGGCCCCGATGGGGTGCGGGTGGAGGCTCGGCAGGTCATCGTGTGCACGAGTCTCGATACGCATCGGTCCATGCCCTTCCCCGATGATCTGCGTGCCGCCATCACCCGTTTTCAGGAGTCATCGGTATGA
- a CDS encoding AMP-binding protein, protein MPSAHVDTFARDSLPPLETQPEYLFELPSLQFPAQLNCATALLDDAVYERGWGDRSCLRTYTVQWSYRDLLDRADRIAHVLTRDMGVVPGNRVLLRAPNNPMLVACWFAVMKVGAIAVTTMPMLRAGELATIVRISRATHALCDATLAAELHEAARMEPTLHTVRCFNEAGPNGLEQAMARYVGRYANVDTASDDTCLLGFTSGTTGVPKATMHFHRDILAICRCWPPHVLRPTADDVFIGSPPLAFTFGLGGLVLFPMSVGASTVLLEKAAPAQLYEGLRDFGATILFTAPTSYRALAALGHDLRALPLRKCVSAGEALPAATRTLWREATGIELIDGIGATELLHIFISADEAAARPGATGKPVPGYRAEVVDDNGVPVPTGVVGHLRVKGPTGCRYLNDPRQRTYVRDGWNYTGDAYACDADGYFHYHARTDDLIISSGYNISGPEVEACLLQHQDVAECGVYGIPDDERGNVVKAWVVLRDGIPRTAHTVRTLQEYVKQHIAPYKYPRAVAFVAQLPRTATGKLQRFRLPECDTLPLEIAP, encoded by the coding sequence ATGCCCAGCGCGCACGTCGATACCTTCGCTCGCGACTCGCTGCCGCCGCTCGAGACGCAGCCGGAATATCTGTTCGAACTGCCGTCGCTCCAGTTTCCCGCGCAGCTCAACTGCGCCACGGCGTTGCTCGACGATGCCGTGTACGAACGCGGGTGGGGTGACCGGAGCTGTCTGCGCACGTACACCGTGCAGTGGAGCTATCGCGACCTGCTCGATCGTGCCGACCGTATCGCGCACGTGCTCACTCGGGACATGGGCGTCGTTCCCGGCAATCGCGTTCTGTTGCGGGCGCCGAACAATCCCATGCTGGTGGCGTGCTGGTTCGCGGTCATGAAGGTGGGGGCGATTGCGGTCACCACCATGCCCATGCTGCGCGCTGGCGAGTTGGCGACCATCGTGCGCATCAGTCGCGCAACGCATGCCCTGTGTGACGCCACGTTGGCCGCCGAGTTGCACGAGGCGGCCCGCATGGAGCCGACCCTGCACACGGTACGCTGCTTCAACGAGGCTGGGCCGAACGGGCTCGAGCAGGCAATGGCTCGTTACGTTGGCCGCTACGCGAACGTGGATACCGCGAGCGACGATACCTGTCTGCTCGGCTTCACCTCGGGCACGACCGGTGTGCCCAAGGCCACCATGCACTTCCATCGTGACATTCTGGCGATCTGCCGCTGCTGGCCGCCACACGTGCTGCGACCCACGGCCGACGATGTATTCATCGGCAGCCCACCGCTGGCGTTCACCTTCGGCCTGGGTGGTCTGGTCCTCTTCCCCATGTCGGTGGGGGCAAGTACCGTGCTGCTCGAGAAGGCCGCGCCGGCGCAGTTGTACGAGGGCCTGCGTGATTTCGGGGCCACGATACTGTTCACGGCGCCAACCTCGTACCGCGCGTTGGCTGCCCTGGGGCATGATCTGCGGGCGCTGCCGCTCCGCAAGTGCGTGTCGGCCGGTGAAGCGTTGCCGGCGGCCACCCGTACACTCTGGCGCGAAGCGACCGGCATTGAGCTGATCGACGGGATCGGTGCCACGGAGCTCCTGCACATCTTCATCAGTGCCGATGAGGCAGCGGCCCGACCGGGGGCTACCGGCAAGCCGGTGCCCGGCTATCGAGCCGAAGTCGTGGATGACAACGGGGTGCCGGTACCCACCGGCGTGGTTGGGCACCTGCGCGTGAAGGGGCCCACCGGATGCCGGTATCTCAATGATCCGCGCCAGCGCACATATGTGCGCGACGGATGGAACTACACCGGTGATGCGTACGCCTGTGATGCGGACGGCTACTTCCATTATCACGCCCGAACCGACGACCTCATCATCTCGTCGGGATACAACATCTCCGGTCCCGAAGTGGAGGCGTGTCTGCTGCAGCATCAGGACGTCGCGGAGTGTGGGGTGTACGGGATCCCCGACGACGAGCGCGGCAACGTGGTGAAGGCGTGGGTCGTGCTCCGTGACGGCATACCGCGCACGGCGCATACGGTTCGCACCCTGCAGGAGTACGTCAAGCAGCACATCGCGCCGTACAAGTATCCGCGTGCCGTGGCGTTCGTGGCGCAGTTGCCGCGTACGGCCACGGGCAAGCTGCAACGCTTCAGGCTTCCCGAGTGCGATACGCTGCCGCTGGAGATCGCGCCGTGA
- a CDS encoding acyl-CoA dehydrogenase family protein: MNVPHREHLDWPFFAPAHADLAARLDEWAATHVAHVHTGDADADCRTLVRLLGAHGWLSHAVAGMAHGGATDVIDTRALCLLRETLARYNGLADFAFAMQGLGSGAISLDGSAGQRERYLPRVARGEAIAAFALSEPDSGSDVAALQCRATLEGDTYVLHGEKTWISNGGIADFYVVFARTGEAAGARGISAFIVDADTPGLTIAERIEVIAPHPLARLHFADCRVPVSQRLGEAGSGFKLAMRTLDVFRTSVAAAALGFARRALQEALERVTTRRMFGGVLADFQLTQAKLADMAMHVDSAALLTYRAAWQRDQGRTVTSEAAMAKYVATEGAQHVIDAAVQLWGGMGVVQDMPVERLYREIRALRIYEGASEVQQLIIARELLKSYAAMSSATTA, encoded by the coding sequence ATGAACGTGCCGCACCGCGAACATCTCGACTGGCCGTTCTTTGCACCAGCGCACGCCGATCTGGCCGCGCGCTTGGACGAATGGGCCGCCACCCACGTGGCACACGTGCATACCGGCGACGCCGATGCCGACTGCCGGACGCTCGTGCGCCTGCTCGGTGCGCACGGCTGGCTTTCCCACGCGGTGGCGGGGATGGCGCACGGTGGGGCCACCGACGTCATCGATACCCGTGCCCTCTGTCTGCTCCGTGAAACGCTGGCCCGGTACAACGGCCTCGCCGACTTCGCCTTCGCGATGCAGGGGCTCGGCTCTGGGGCCATCAGTCTCGATGGCTCGGCCGGGCAGCGGGAGCGCTACCTGCCGCGGGTCGCGCGCGGTGAGGCCATTGCGGCCTTCGCGCTCTCGGAGCCCGACTCCGGGTCCGACGTCGCGGCCCTGCAGTGCCGGGCCACCCTGGAGGGCGATACGTACGTGCTGCACGGCGAGAAGACCTGGATCTCCAACGGGGGCATCGCCGACTTCTACGTCGTGTTCGCGCGCACGGGCGAAGCGGCCGGTGCGCGTGGCATCTCGGCGTTCATCGTCGATGCCGACACGCCGGGGCTCACGATCGCGGAGCGCATCGAGGTCATTGCGCCGCACCCGCTGGCTCGGCTCCACTTCGCCGACTGTCGTGTGCCGGTGTCGCAGCGTCTGGGTGAGGCCGGAAGCGGATTCAAGTTGGCCATGCGCACCCTCGACGTGTTTCGCACCTCGGTGGCAGCGGCCGCGCTGGGCTTTGCCCGGCGAGCGCTGCAGGAAGCACTCGAGCGCGTGACCACGCGCCGCATGTTCGGCGGGGTCCTTGCCGATTTCCAGCTCACGCAGGCGAAGCTTGCCGATATGGCCATGCACGTGGACAGCGCGGCGCTGCTCACCTATCGGGCGGCGTGGCAGCGTGACCAGGGGCGTACCGTGACCAGCGAAGCGGCCATGGCCAAGTACGTTGCCACCGAGGGGGCACAGCACGTCATCGACGCCGCGGTGCAGCTGTGGGGCGGCATGGGCGTCGTGCAGGACATGCCGGTCGAACGACTGTATCGGGAAATACGCGCCCTGCGCATCTACGAAGGGGCGAGTGAAGTGCAGCAGCTCATCATCGCCCGTGAGCTACTCAAGTCGTACGCCGCGATGTCGTCGGCCACCACCGCCTGA